TATGAAATTGCCAAGCAATTTGGCCACCACGTTTATCCGACCCGTGCCGGACTAGTTCCCTTTACTTTTACTGACCAATTCAAGGAAGTGACCACACGTTTAAGTGGTAATGCCTTGGAAGCTACACTTAGCAATACACGTCACGCATTTACTGAAGCTTTATTGTTCACCCATCGAGGACTCAGCGGACCGAGTTCTCTACAACTGTCCAACTACTGGAACAGTGGGGAAAGCTTCCAGATTAATTTCCTGCCTGGTTTAGATGTACTGCAATGGCTAAAAGACAAAAAACAGCGCCAACCTAAAGTCCTGTTGCGCACTTTACTGAATGAGCACATGGCCAAAAGCATTGTACTGGAACTGCAAACACTGATCTGGCCAGCAGAAAGTGAAACGGCGATTGGAAATTTAAGCGACCAACGCTTAGAACAGATTGCGGAGCACTTACAGCATTTTGAAGTTAAACCTTCAGGAACCGAAGGCTATCGGACAGCAGAAGTCACTTTGGGTGGTGTGGATACGACAGAAGTTTCATCCAAGACGATGGAAAGTAAAAAGCGGAAAGGACTATATTTTTTAGGTGAGGTACTGGACGTCACAGGACATTTGGGCGGATATAATTTTCAATGGGCATGGGCATCAGCCCATGCAGCCAGTCAATTTGTTTAAGAAATTATTCCAAGTAATCAGTACGCAATAAAGCAACTTGCTGGTTTTGTTGCGTACGTGCAATCGCGTTTTCCATTTTTGCGATACCGCTTTTCAATTCATAAGATGTGCGCTGAGATACGACTTTAGTCAAACGTTTTACAACTGCAAATACTGGAAGTTTGAAGTTAAGGTTCATCCTGATTTCCCCTTTATAATTAATCTTATGGCAACATTAATCCATAACTGTTGCATGTATATGAAACAATCTCATTCTATAACAAATATTTATTCTGTATAGAGGGTCTGCCTTAGAACAATAACTACTAACTTATGTCGAAATAAAGAAAAGCCTTATTACACAAGGTGTTGCAGGAAAGAAAAAACCACAGATTAAAATTACTAGACCTTAGTCTAATTTAATCCTGTCTTTTTCCCTTCAAGTCAGCATAAAATTCCGCATAACTCATAACAGTTGGCACTTCTCAGCTAATATTTTCCTCAATCCTCACATTTCAGGTATAAAAAGTGACTACCTAGGTGTAGTCACTTTTGCATGGGATTAGCTGCCCCTAAGTATCATTATTGCTCTTTGGCGGATGAGAAATATCCACGTCCTGTTCCACTTCACCCGTTGAACCAAAAGGTTTATTCACTGGTGGATGTTCTGGATTGACCTTAAATTCTCTGAGGTCGCCTTCCTCAGGTTTGTTAGTAGAAGCATGCTGCTCTGCTGAAGCAGACTCTGTCACCACTGCAGGTGCCATACTAGGTTGAGCAGAAGAAGCAGCCTTTGGCTGATGTAAAGGATTAGATTTTTTGGCATGTTGCTTGGCTTGATCAAGCAAATCTGTCAATAATCGCTCGGCAGGCTGACGACCGCCGAGACCAAAGGCCAGAGCAAAAGCAACTGCAACCGCTCCTAAAGTTAAACCGAAGGCCAGATTCACGATCGAATCCGCGATGCCCATGGCTCGGAGTCCCATGGCGATCACCAAGCCCATAATCAGAATACGGACCAAGTTCGCCAACCAGCGTGAATAATTGTATTCACCGCGCTCTAAGACTTTGGCTACCAGATTGGCCAACCAGAAACCGATCAGCAGAATCACCGCACCGAGCAAGATACTGGCACCAAACTGGATAAACATCGCGATCAGACCACTGATCTGTTCAAAACCTAGACGGTTCGCCGCCTCAGCAACTGCAAATAGCATGGTGAAGAACACGATCAATGTGCCGATCATGACCGAAATTTTGTTACTGCCTAAAAAGCGTTGTAAGTCCAGTTTAGCTGGCAGTTCATCAACACCTGTACCAGCGAGCAACTCGCTGACCAGTCGAGCAACAAAACGTGAAACCACGTAGGCAATGATCAGGATCAAACCGGCAGCAATAATGTTTGGAATCGCGTTCAGGATTTCATACAACATCGCCGTCGCGGGTTGCGAAATGGCTTCAATCCCCAGAGCTTCAAACGCGATGATCAATGCAGTGATCATGATTAAAGTAAAGACAAAGGTACCTAACAAGCCTGGTAAGTTGCCAGTCTTGAATAGACCAATCTTTTGCGCCTGTGATTGTACATTCAGGCTACCGAGTAAACCCTCCACAATACCGCGCACAATTTTTGCCAGAATATAACCGACAAAAATAATCACACCGGCAATAAACAGATTTGGCAGGAACAGAATGGCTTCATTCAGCATGTTCTGCACCGGCATTAATAATCCATTCAGACCAAGGATCGAAAGGACGATTGGCAAGAACAATAACAAAATCAGCCAGTACACAATATCTGCAATATTTTGGCTAATCGGTCGAACACCCACCTCGGTACTAAGCTTCTCATCCAGCTGAGTACGGGCCAAAAGCCGTTGCAATCCCATACGTACCAGTTTGGCTAGAATCCAACCGATGAAACCCACCGCAATAGCCGCAATCAGGTTCGGAATAAAAGCCAATACCTGTGCTAGCATGTCACTGAATGGTCCACTAACACTATTGATATTCAAAACATTTAATGCTGCGACCACCGCAATAATCAGAATAAACCAGAACACCACACGCGAGATAATCTGCTCAATATCAGGGAATTTTCCCGCCGTAGTAGTGGTTGCAGTAGAAAGATGATGGTTGGTGCCGATTTTTTGCAGTAATTTTTTAACACCGGCGGCGATGATCAGAGCCACAACCCAACCGAGCAATAAAATGACCACAGCCGCAATAATCGGCTGGAACTGATCCCAATAATACATGGCACCATAATTTGATCCTCTCGGACCTCCAGCAAAAAAGTCATTCATAATTCTTCGCCCTCTTATCTTTATCAGGTTTGTATATGCAAATTGGTCTAAATCTGCTTTTTACTTTTTTCTAATCGTTACCTGTATCACCTTAAAACTCGGTGTTTTTTGAATCAATTCAAAGCAGCATAAGAGCAACAAAAGCGCTGCATAAGTTTGCAAAACAATAAAGCCCGTCGTGATTCACTTCGGGCTTTGTTTTAGGAATCAGGGAAATGATTCATCCTAATGAGGAAGATCACGTTCTTCCTTAACGGTTGGCTGCGGTTTTCGCATTATCCGTTGCTACAGCATCCTGCTCGCTGACTTTGGGTGCACTATTGTTCATATTATTCATAGTGGCAGGTTGCATAGCAGGATTAGACTGATCCGGCGGGGCTTCTCGTGGAGAAGGATTACGTTCAACGAACATATAGATCAGTAGTGCAACAAGGAAAAGACCAACTGCTACCAGCATATATACCGGTAAACGTTTTTTTTGCATATTCTCTTCTGCACTGGTCACATGCGCCGGTTTACTAAAATCGTGCTTCATGGTCTTCCCTCTCTTATTTTTTTTTTGATAAGAACAGTTTAACAAGAGGCCATGTATCAATGTGTGAAGAAGCTTAGTGTAATCGTGACGATCGGTTTTAATGTTGTATGCAAAATGCGCTATACTGCATGTCCGTTTTTTATGTGCTTTACCATTATGGCGTATCGTCAGCAAAGAGTAACGCTTGATCTTGACACTGACGTCACTCATCAATGTGGCTTACATTATACCCGCGATCAACATCT
This portion of the Acinetobacter sp. GSS19 genome encodes:
- a CDS encoding NAD(P)/FAD-dependent oxidoreductase — protein: MAAAFYDVIVLGGGASGLMLASMAAKRGRKVLVLEKANKVGKKILMSGGGKCNFTNLYVEPDNYISHNPHFVISALSRYSNWDFIGMVCDYGIEYEERKHGQLFTLNGAKEILAMLLQECEKAGNVDIRTSCEVKAVNALEGNGFQVATVQGYFECESLVVASGGLSIPTLGGSGIGYEIAKQFGHHVYPTRAGLVPFTFTDQFKEVTTRLSGNALEATLSNTRHAFTEALLFTHRGLSGPSSLQLSNYWNSGESFQINFLPGLDVLQWLKDKKQRQPKVLLRTLLNEHMAKSIVLELQTLIWPAESETAIGNLSDQRLEQIAEHLQHFEVKPSGTEGYRTAEVTLGGVDTTEVSSKTMESKKRKGLYFLGEVLDVTGHLGGYNFQWAWASAHAASQFV
- a CDS encoding mechanosensitive ion channel, producing MNDFFAGGPRGSNYGAMYYWDQFQPIIAAVVILLLGWVVALIIAAGVKKLLQKIGTNHHLSTATTTTAGKFPDIEQIISRVVFWFILIIAVVAALNVLNINSVSGPFSDMLAQVLAFIPNLIAAIAVGFIGWILAKLVRMGLQRLLARTQLDEKLSTEVGVRPISQNIADIVYWLILLLFLPIVLSILGLNGLLMPVQNMLNEAILFLPNLFIAGVIIFVGYILAKIVRGIVEGLLGSLNVQSQAQKIGLFKTGNLPGLLGTFVFTLIMITALIIAFEALGIEAISQPATAMLYEILNAIPNIIAAGLILIIAYVVSRFVARLVSELLAGTGVDELPAKLDLQRFLGSNKISVMIGTLIVFFTMLFAVAEAANRLGFEQISGLIAMFIQFGASILLGAVILLIGFWLANLVAKVLERGEYNYSRWLANLVRILIMGLVIAMGLRAMGIADSIVNLAFGLTLGAVAVAFALAFGLGGRQPAERLLTDLLDQAKQHAKKSNPLHQPKAASSAQPSMAPAVVTESASAEQHASTNKPEEGDLREFKVNPEHPPVNKPFGSTGEVEQDVDISHPPKSNNDT